The following are from one region of the Peromyscus leucopus breed LL Stock chromosome 18, UCI_PerLeu_2.1, whole genome shotgun sequence genome:
- the Mbd6 gene encoding methyl-CpG-binding domain protein 6 isoform X3 has protein sequence MNGGNETSGADRAGGPVATSVPIGWQRCVREGAVLYISPSGTELSSLEQTRSYLLSDGTCKCGLECPLNVPKVFNFDPLAPVTPGGAGVGPASEEDMTKLCNHRRKAVAMATLYRSMETTCSHSSPGEGASPQMFHTVSPGPPSVRPPCRVPPTAPLNGGPGSLPQEAPSVPQSFPLLAGPAGLFPPPRPPDPVPSGGSSSPCFLPRGNAPSPAPPPPPAISLNAPSYSWRASLRSSLVPSDLGSPPAPHASSSPPSDSPLFHCSDALTPPPLPPSNNLPAPPGPPGPPGPATQPPVSSATMHLPLVLGSLGGAPTVEGPGAPPFLASSLLSAAAKAQHSPLPPPSTLQGRRPRAQAPSASHSSPRPSQRRPRRPPTVLRLLEGGGGPPTPRRSRPRAPAPVPQAFPLPEPSQPSHPILPSVLSLLGLPTPGPSRSDGSFNLLGSDAHLPPPPTLSSGSPPQPRHPSQPSLPGTTSGSLSRVPGAPAPPAASKAPVVPSPVLQSPSDGLGMGAGPACPLPPLAGGEAFPFPSPEQGLALSGAGFPGMLGALPLPLSLGQPPPSPLLSHSLFGVLAGGGQPPPEPLLPPPGGPGPPLAPGEPEGPSLLVASLLSPPPSDLLPPPPAPPSNLLASFLPLLALGPTAGDGEGSAEGAGGPSGEPFSGLGDLPPLLFPPLSAPPTLIALNSALLAASLDPPSGTPPQPCVLSAPQPGPPTSSVTTATTDPGASSLGKAPSNSGRPPQLLSPLLSASLLGDLSSLASSPGSLPGLLQPPGPLLSSQLGLQLLPGGGAPPSLSETSSPLACLLQSLQQIPPEQPDTPCLPPESPASALEPEPARPPLSALAPPHGSPDPPVPELLTGRGSGKRGRRGGGGLRGINGETRPGRGRKPGSRREPGRLALKWGTRGGFNGQMERSPRRTHHWQHNGELTEGGAEPKDPPLSGPRSEDLKVPPGTVRKSRRGRRRKYKQFLTQPSEIHLVLGSCS, from the exons ATGAATGGGGGCAATGAGACCAGTGGAGCAGACAGAGCTGGGGGCCCTGTGGCCACATCTGTCCCCATCGGTTGGCAGCGCTGTGTGCGAGAGGGTGCTGTGCTCTATATCAG CCCAAGTGGCACAGAGCTGTCTTCCTTGGAGCAGACCCGGAGCTACCTCCTCAGCGATGGGACCTGCAAGTGCGGTCTGGAGTGTCCACTCAATGTCCCCAAG GTTTTCAACTTTGACCCTTTGGCCCCGGTGACCCCGggcggggctggggtggggcctgCATCAGAGGAGGACATGACCAAGCTGTGCAACCACAGGCGGAAAGCTGTTGCCATGGCAACTCTGTACCGCAGCATGGAGACCACCTGCTCACACTCTTCTCCTG GAGAGGGAGCAAGCCCCCAAATGTTCCACACTGTGTCCCCAGGGCCCCCCTCTGTCCGCCCTCCTTGTCGAGTTCCCCCTACAGCTCCTCTTAATGGGGGTCCTGGCTCCCTCCCCCAAGAAGCCCCCTCAGTTCCTCAGTCCTTCCCCCTTCTAGCAGGCCCTGCAGGGCTCTTCCCACCACCCCGGCCTCCTGATCCAGTTCCCTCTGGGGGTAGCAGCAGCCCTTGTTTCCTCCCGAGGGGCAatgctccctccccagccccacctcctccacctgctaTCAGCCTCAATGCCCCCTCCTACAGCTGGAGAGCATCTCTCCGGTCCAGCCTGGTGCCCTCCGACCTGggctctcctccagcccctcacgcctcctcctccccaccttccgactctcctctcttccactgTAGTGATGCCTTAAcacctcctcccctgcccccgaGCAATAATCTCCCTGCTCCCCCTGGTCCCCCTGGTCCCCCTGGTCCCGCCACTCAGCCACCAGTGTCTTCAGCCACTATGCACCTGCCCTTGGTCCTGGGGTCCTTGGGAGGGGCCCCCACAGTGGAGGGGCCTGGGGCACCCCCATTCCTTGCTAGCAGCCTACTCTCTGCAGCGGCCAAGGCACAGCATTCCCCGCTGCCCCCTCCCAGCACTTTACAGGGCCGAAGGCCCCGTGCCCAGGCACCCTCAGCTTCCCACTCATCACCCCGTCCCTCGCAGCGTCGTCCTCGCCGGCCCCCAACTGTCTTGCGATTGCTAGAAGGGGGAGGAGGCCCTCCAACCCCTAGACGGAGCCGTCCTCGGGCCCCTGCTCCTGTCCCCCAGGCCTTTCCTCTCCCGGAGCCTTCCCAGCCATCCCATCCTATCCTCCCCTCTGTGCTGTCCCTGCTGGGACTCCCCACCCCCGGCCCTTCCCGCTCGGACGGAAGCTTTAACCTTTTGGGGTCAGATGCacaccttcctcctcccccaaccctctCCTCAGGGAGCCCTCCCCAGCCCAGGCACCCCAGTCAGCCCTCTCTGCCTGGGACCACCAGTGGCAGCCTCAGCCGTGTGCCAG GTGCCCCTGCCCCACCAGCTGCCTCCAAAGCCCCTGTGGTGCCCAGTCCTGTGCTTCAAAGCCCATCTGATGGGCTGGGGATGGGGGCGGGCCcagcctgccctctgcctcccttggCTGGCGGGGAGGctttccctttccccagccctgaGCAGGGCCTGGCACTCAGTGGAGCTGGCTTCCCAGGGATGCTGGGGGCCTTGCCTCTCCCTCTGAGTCTGGGACAGCCCCCCCCTTCTCCATTACTCAGCCACAGTTTATTTGGTGTGCTGGCCGGGGGAGGACAGCCTCCTCCTGAGCCCCTGCTGCCCCCACCAGGGGGACCTGGCCCCCCCTTAGCCCCAGGCGAGCCCGAAGGGCCTTCGCTTCTGGTGGCTTCTTTGCTTTCTCCGCCCCCTTCagacctcctcccccctcctcctgcgCCCCCCAGCAACCTTCTTGCTTCTTTTCTGCCCCTGCTGGCCCTGGGCCCCAcagctggggatggggagggatcTGCAGAGGGCGCCGGGGGCCCAAGTGGGGAGCCATTTTCAGGTTTAGGAGACCTGCCCCCCCTACTCTTTCCCCCCCTCTCGGCCCCCCCGACCCTCATAGCTTTAAATTCTGcgctgctggctgccagcctggacCCCCCCTCGGGGACACCTCCCCAG CCCTGTGTCCTGAGTGCCCCCCAACCTGGACCACCTACCTCCAGTGTCACCACGGCAACTACTGACCCGGGGGCCTCCTCTCTGGGCAAGGCCCCCTCCAACTCAGGGAGACCCCCCCAACTTCTTAGCCCTCTGCTGAGTGCCAGCCTGCTGG GTGACCTGTCTTCACTGGCCAGCAGCCCTGGAAGCCTCCCCggcctgctgcagcctcctggcCCTCTCCTGTCCAGCCAGCTGGGACTGCAGCTCCTCCCTGGGGGGGGAGCGCCTCCCTCCCTGTCAGAGACTTCTAGTCCCCTTGCCTGCCTGCTACAGAGTCTCCAG cagATCCCTCCAGAGCAGCCAGATACCCCCTGTCTGCCCCCCGAGAGCCCCGCCTCAGCCCTCGAACCGGAGCCTGCCCGGCCTCCCCTCAGTGCCTTAGCCCCACCCCACGGTTCTCCTGACCCCCCAGTCCCTGAGCTGCTCACTGGGAGGGGGTCAGGAAAACGGGGccggaggggaggaggggggcttAGGGGCATTAATGGTGAGACCAGGCCAGGCAGAGGCCGAAAGCCTGGCAGCCGCCGAGAGCCTGGCCGACTGGCCCTCAAGTGGGGGACACGTGGTGGCTTCAATGGACAAATGGAACGGTCCCCAAGAAGGACCCACCACTGGCAGCATAATGGGGAGCTAACTGAGGGGGGTGCTGAGCCCAAGGATCCACCCCTTTCTGGGCCCCGTTCTGAGGACCTTAAG GTGCCCCCAGGGACAGTCAGAAAGTCTCGTCGTGGCCGGAGGAGAAAATACAA ACAGTTTCTCACCCAGCCTTCTGAAATTCACCTGGTGCTTGGGAGCTGTTCCTGA
- the Mbd6 gene encoding methyl-CpG-binding domain protein 6 isoform X1, producing the protein MNGGNETSGADRAGGPVATSVPIGWQRCVREGAVLYISPSGTELSSLEQTRSYLLSDGTCKCGLECPLNVPKVFNFDPLAPVTPGGAGVGPASEEDMTKLCNHRRKAVAMATLYRSMETTCSHSSPGEGASPQMFHTVSPGPPSVRPPCRVPPTAPLNGGPGSLPQEAPSVPQSFPLLAGPAGLFPPPRPPDPVPSGGSSSPCFLPRGNAPSPAPPPPPAISLNAPSYSWRASLRSSLVPSDLGSPPAPHASSSPPSDSPLFHCSDALTPPPLPPSNNLPAPPGPPGPPGPATQPPVSSATMHLPLVLGSLGGAPTVEGPGAPPFLASSLLSAAAKAQHSPLPPPSTLQGRRPRAQAPSASHSSPRPSQRRPRRPPTVLRLLEGGGGPPTPRRSRPRAPAPVPQAFPLPEPSQPSHPILPSVLSLLGLPTPGPSRSDGSFNLLGSDAHLPPPPTLSSGSPPQPRHPSQPSLPGTTSGSLSRVPGAPAPPAASKAPVVPSPVLQSPSDGLGMGAGPACPLPPLAGGEAFPFPSPEQGLALSGAGFPGMLGALPLPLSLGQPPPSPLLSHSLFGVLAGGGQPPPEPLLPPPGGPGPPLAPGEPEGPSLLVASLLSPPPSDLLPPPPAPPSNLLASFLPLLALGPTAGDGEGSAEGAGGPSGEPFSGLGDLPPLLFPPLSAPPTLIALNSALLAASLDPPSGTPPQPCVLSAPQPGPPTSSVTTATTDPGASSLGKAPSNSGRPPQLLSPLLSASLLGDLSSLASSPGSLPGLLQPPGPLLSSQLGLQLLPGGGAPPSLSETSSPLACLLQSLQQIPPEQPDTPCLPPESPASALEPEPARPPLSALAPPHGSPDPPVPELLTGRGSGKRGRRGGGGLRGINGETRPGRGRKPGSRREPGRLALKWGTRGGFNGQMERSPRRTHHWQHNGELTEGGAEPKDPPLSGPRSEDLKVPPGTVRKSRRGRRRKYNPARNSSSSRQDVTLEPSPTTRAAVPLPPRARPGRPAKNKRRKLAP; encoded by the exons ATGAATGGGGGCAATGAGACCAGTGGAGCAGACAGAGCTGGGGGCCCTGTGGCCACATCTGTCCCCATCGGTTGGCAGCGCTGTGTGCGAGAGGGTGCTGTGCTCTATATCAG CCCAAGTGGCACAGAGCTGTCTTCCTTGGAGCAGACCCGGAGCTACCTCCTCAGCGATGGGACCTGCAAGTGCGGTCTGGAGTGTCCACTCAATGTCCCCAAG GTTTTCAACTTTGACCCTTTGGCCCCGGTGACCCCGggcggggctggggtggggcctgCATCAGAGGAGGACATGACCAAGCTGTGCAACCACAGGCGGAAAGCTGTTGCCATGGCAACTCTGTACCGCAGCATGGAGACCACCTGCTCACACTCTTCTCCTG GAGAGGGAGCAAGCCCCCAAATGTTCCACACTGTGTCCCCAGGGCCCCCCTCTGTCCGCCCTCCTTGTCGAGTTCCCCCTACAGCTCCTCTTAATGGGGGTCCTGGCTCCCTCCCCCAAGAAGCCCCCTCAGTTCCTCAGTCCTTCCCCCTTCTAGCAGGCCCTGCAGGGCTCTTCCCACCACCCCGGCCTCCTGATCCAGTTCCCTCTGGGGGTAGCAGCAGCCCTTGTTTCCTCCCGAGGGGCAatgctccctccccagccccacctcctccacctgctaTCAGCCTCAATGCCCCCTCCTACAGCTGGAGAGCATCTCTCCGGTCCAGCCTGGTGCCCTCCGACCTGggctctcctccagcccctcacgcctcctcctccccaccttccgactctcctctcttccactgTAGTGATGCCTTAAcacctcctcccctgcccccgaGCAATAATCTCCCTGCTCCCCCTGGTCCCCCTGGTCCCCCTGGTCCCGCCACTCAGCCACCAGTGTCTTCAGCCACTATGCACCTGCCCTTGGTCCTGGGGTCCTTGGGAGGGGCCCCCACAGTGGAGGGGCCTGGGGCACCCCCATTCCTTGCTAGCAGCCTACTCTCTGCAGCGGCCAAGGCACAGCATTCCCCGCTGCCCCCTCCCAGCACTTTACAGGGCCGAAGGCCCCGTGCCCAGGCACCCTCAGCTTCCCACTCATCACCCCGTCCCTCGCAGCGTCGTCCTCGCCGGCCCCCAACTGTCTTGCGATTGCTAGAAGGGGGAGGAGGCCCTCCAACCCCTAGACGGAGCCGTCCTCGGGCCCCTGCTCCTGTCCCCCAGGCCTTTCCTCTCCCGGAGCCTTCCCAGCCATCCCATCCTATCCTCCCCTCTGTGCTGTCCCTGCTGGGACTCCCCACCCCCGGCCCTTCCCGCTCGGACGGAAGCTTTAACCTTTTGGGGTCAGATGCacaccttcctcctcccccaaccctctCCTCAGGGAGCCCTCCCCAGCCCAGGCACCCCAGTCAGCCCTCTCTGCCTGGGACCACCAGTGGCAGCCTCAGCCGTGTGCCAG GTGCCCCTGCCCCACCAGCTGCCTCCAAAGCCCCTGTGGTGCCCAGTCCTGTGCTTCAAAGCCCATCTGATGGGCTGGGGATGGGGGCGGGCCcagcctgccctctgcctcccttggCTGGCGGGGAGGctttccctttccccagccctgaGCAGGGCCTGGCACTCAGTGGAGCTGGCTTCCCAGGGATGCTGGGGGCCTTGCCTCTCCCTCTGAGTCTGGGACAGCCCCCCCCTTCTCCATTACTCAGCCACAGTTTATTTGGTGTGCTGGCCGGGGGAGGACAGCCTCCTCCTGAGCCCCTGCTGCCCCCACCAGGGGGACCTGGCCCCCCCTTAGCCCCAGGCGAGCCCGAAGGGCCTTCGCTTCTGGTGGCTTCTTTGCTTTCTCCGCCCCCTTCagacctcctcccccctcctcctgcgCCCCCCAGCAACCTTCTTGCTTCTTTTCTGCCCCTGCTGGCCCTGGGCCCCAcagctggggatggggagggatcTGCAGAGGGCGCCGGGGGCCCAAGTGGGGAGCCATTTTCAGGTTTAGGAGACCTGCCCCCCCTACTCTTTCCCCCCCTCTCGGCCCCCCCGACCCTCATAGCTTTAAATTCTGcgctgctggctgccagcctggacCCCCCCTCGGGGACACCTCCCCAG CCCTGTGTCCTGAGTGCCCCCCAACCTGGACCACCTACCTCCAGTGTCACCACGGCAACTACTGACCCGGGGGCCTCCTCTCTGGGCAAGGCCCCCTCCAACTCAGGGAGACCCCCCCAACTTCTTAGCCCTCTGCTGAGTGCCAGCCTGCTGG GTGACCTGTCTTCACTGGCCAGCAGCCCTGGAAGCCTCCCCggcctgctgcagcctcctggcCCTCTCCTGTCCAGCCAGCTGGGACTGCAGCTCCTCCCTGGGGGGGGAGCGCCTCCCTCCCTGTCAGAGACTTCTAGTCCCCTTGCCTGCCTGCTACAGAGTCTCCAG cagATCCCTCCAGAGCAGCCAGATACCCCCTGTCTGCCCCCCGAGAGCCCCGCCTCAGCCCTCGAACCGGAGCCTGCCCGGCCTCCCCTCAGTGCCTTAGCCCCACCCCACGGTTCTCCTGACCCCCCAGTCCCTGAGCTGCTCACTGGGAGGGGGTCAGGAAAACGGGGccggaggggaggaggggggcttAGGGGCATTAATGGTGAGACCAGGCCAGGCAGAGGCCGAAAGCCTGGCAGCCGCCGAGAGCCTGGCCGACTGGCCCTCAAGTGGGGGACACGTGGTGGCTTCAATGGACAAATGGAACGGTCCCCAAGAAGGACCCACCACTGGCAGCATAATGGGGAGCTAACTGAGGGGGGTGCTGAGCCCAAGGATCCACCCCTTTCTGGGCCCCGTTCTGAGGACCTTAAG GTGCCCCCAGGGACAGTCAGAAAGTCTCGTCGTGGCCGGAGGAGAAAATACAA CCCTGCCCGGAACAGCAGTAGCTCCCGCCAGGACGTCACCTTGGAACCCAGTCCTACCACCCGA GCGGCtgtccctctgcctccccgggCCCGCCCTGGACGTCCTGCCAAAAATAAGAGGAGGAAACTGGCCCCATAG
- the Mbd6 gene encoding methyl-CpG-binding domain protein 6 isoform X2, whose translation MNGGNETSGADRAGGPVATSVPIGWQRCVREGAVLYISPSGTELSSLEQTRSYLLSDGTCKCGLECPLNVPKVFNFDPLAPVTPGGAGVGPASEEDMTKLCNHRRKAVAMATLYRSMETTCSHSSPGEGASPQMFHTVSPGPPSVRPPCRVPPTAPLNGGPGSLPQEAPSVPQSFPLLAGPAGLFPPPRPPDPVPSGGSSSPCFLPRGNAPSPAPPPPPAISLNAPSYSWRASLRSSLVPSDLGSPPAPHASSSPPSDSPLFHCSDALTPPPLPPSNNLPAPPGPPGPPGPATQPPVSSATMHLPLVLGSLGGAPTVEGPGAPPFLASSLLSAAAKAQHSPLPPPSTLQGRRPRAQAPSASHSSPRPSQRRPRRPPTVLRLLEGGGGPPTPRRSRPRAPAPVPQAFPLPEPSQPSHPILPSVLSLLGLPTPGPSRSDGSFNLLGSDAHLPPPPTLSSGSPPQPRHPSQPSLPGTTSGSLSRVPGAPAPPAASKAPVVPSPVLQSPSDGLGMGAGPACPLPPLAGGEAFPFPSPEQGLALSGAGFPGMLGALPLPLSLGQPPPSPLLSHSLFGVLAGGGQPPPEPLLPPPGGPGPPLAPGEPEGPSLLVASLLSPPPSDLLPPPPAPPSNLLASFLPLLALGPTAGDGEGSAEGAGGPSGEPFSGLGDLPPLLFPPLSAPPTLIALNSALLAASLDPPSGTPPQPCVLSAPQPGPPTSSVTTATTDPGASSLGKAPSNSGRPPQLLSPLLSASLLGDLSSLASSPGSLPGLLQPPGPLLSSQLGLQLLPGGGAPPSLSETSSPLACLLQSLQIPPEQPDTPCLPPESPASALEPEPARPPLSALAPPHGSPDPPVPELLTGRGSGKRGRRGGGGLRGINGETRPGRGRKPGSRREPGRLALKWGTRGGFNGQMERSPRRTHHWQHNGELTEGGAEPKDPPLSGPRSEDLKVPPGTVRKSRRGRRRKYNPARNSSSSRQDVTLEPSPTTRAAVPLPPRARPGRPAKNKRRKLAP comes from the exons ATGAATGGGGGCAATGAGACCAGTGGAGCAGACAGAGCTGGGGGCCCTGTGGCCACATCTGTCCCCATCGGTTGGCAGCGCTGTGTGCGAGAGGGTGCTGTGCTCTATATCAG CCCAAGTGGCACAGAGCTGTCTTCCTTGGAGCAGACCCGGAGCTACCTCCTCAGCGATGGGACCTGCAAGTGCGGTCTGGAGTGTCCACTCAATGTCCCCAAG GTTTTCAACTTTGACCCTTTGGCCCCGGTGACCCCGggcggggctggggtggggcctgCATCAGAGGAGGACATGACCAAGCTGTGCAACCACAGGCGGAAAGCTGTTGCCATGGCAACTCTGTACCGCAGCATGGAGACCACCTGCTCACACTCTTCTCCTG GAGAGGGAGCAAGCCCCCAAATGTTCCACACTGTGTCCCCAGGGCCCCCCTCTGTCCGCCCTCCTTGTCGAGTTCCCCCTACAGCTCCTCTTAATGGGGGTCCTGGCTCCCTCCCCCAAGAAGCCCCCTCAGTTCCTCAGTCCTTCCCCCTTCTAGCAGGCCCTGCAGGGCTCTTCCCACCACCCCGGCCTCCTGATCCAGTTCCCTCTGGGGGTAGCAGCAGCCCTTGTTTCCTCCCGAGGGGCAatgctccctccccagccccacctcctccacctgctaTCAGCCTCAATGCCCCCTCCTACAGCTGGAGAGCATCTCTCCGGTCCAGCCTGGTGCCCTCCGACCTGggctctcctccagcccctcacgcctcctcctccccaccttccgactctcctctcttccactgTAGTGATGCCTTAAcacctcctcccctgcccccgaGCAATAATCTCCCTGCTCCCCCTGGTCCCCCTGGTCCCCCTGGTCCCGCCACTCAGCCACCAGTGTCTTCAGCCACTATGCACCTGCCCTTGGTCCTGGGGTCCTTGGGAGGGGCCCCCACAGTGGAGGGGCCTGGGGCACCCCCATTCCTTGCTAGCAGCCTACTCTCTGCAGCGGCCAAGGCACAGCATTCCCCGCTGCCCCCTCCCAGCACTTTACAGGGCCGAAGGCCCCGTGCCCAGGCACCCTCAGCTTCCCACTCATCACCCCGTCCCTCGCAGCGTCGTCCTCGCCGGCCCCCAACTGTCTTGCGATTGCTAGAAGGGGGAGGAGGCCCTCCAACCCCTAGACGGAGCCGTCCTCGGGCCCCTGCTCCTGTCCCCCAGGCCTTTCCTCTCCCGGAGCCTTCCCAGCCATCCCATCCTATCCTCCCCTCTGTGCTGTCCCTGCTGGGACTCCCCACCCCCGGCCCTTCCCGCTCGGACGGAAGCTTTAACCTTTTGGGGTCAGATGCacaccttcctcctcccccaaccctctCCTCAGGGAGCCCTCCCCAGCCCAGGCACCCCAGTCAGCCCTCTCTGCCTGGGACCACCAGTGGCAGCCTCAGCCGTGTGCCAG GTGCCCCTGCCCCACCAGCTGCCTCCAAAGCCCCTGTGGTGCCCAGTCCTGTGCTTCAAAGCCCATCTGATGGGCTGGGGATGGGGGCGGGCCcagcctgccctctgcctcccttggCTGGCGGGGAGGctttccctttccccagccctgaGCAGGGCCTGGCACTCAGTGGAGCTGGCTTCCCAGGGATGCTGGGGGCCTTGCCTCTCCCTCTGAGTCTGGGACAGCCCCCCCCTTCTCCATTACTCAGCCACAGTTTATTTGGTGTGCTGGCCGGGGGAGGACAGCCTCCTCCTGAGCCCCTGCTGCCCCCACCAGGGGGACCTGGCCCCCCCTTAGCCCCAGGCGAGCCCGAAGGGCCTTCGCTTCTGGTGGCTTCTTTGCTTTCTCCGCCCCCTTCagacctcctcccccctcctcctgcgCCCCCCAGCAACCTTCTTGCTTCTTTTCTGCCCCTGCTGGCCCTGGGCCCCAcagctggggatggggagggatcTGCAGAGGGCGCCGGGGGCCCAAGTGGGGAGCCATTTTCAGGTTTAGGAGACCTGCCCCCCCTACTCTTTCCCCCCCTCTCGGCCCCCCCGACCCTCATAGCTTTAAATTCTGcgctgctggctgccagcctggacCCCCCCTCGGGGACACCTCCCCAG CCCTGTGTCCTGAGTGCCCCCCAACCTGGACCACCTACCTCCAGTGTCACCACGGCAACTACTGACCCGGGGGCCTCCTCTCTGGGCAAGGCCCCCTCCAACTCAGGGAGACCCCCCCAACTTCTTAGCCCTCTGCTGAGTGCCAGCCTGCTGG GTGACCTGTCTTCACTGGCCAGCAGCCCTGGAAGCCTCCCCggcctgctgcagcctcctggcCCTCTCCTGTCCAGCCAGCTGGGACTGCAGCTCCTCCCTGGGGGGGGAGCGCCTCCCTCCCTGTCAGAGACTTCTAGTCCCCTTGCCTGCCTGCTACAGAGTCTCCAG ATCCCTCCAGAGCAGCCAGATACCCCCTGTCTGCCCCCCGAGAGCCCCGCCTCAGCCCTCGAACCGGAGCCTGCCCGGCCTCCCCTCAGTGCCTTAGCCCCACCCCACGGTTCTCCTGACCCCCCAGTCCCTGAGCTGCTCACTGGGAGGGGGTCAGGAAAACGGGGccggaggggaggaggggggcttAGGGGCATTAATGGTGAGACCAGGCCAGGCAGAGGCCGAAAGCCTGGCAGCCGCCGAGAGCCTGGCCGACTGGCCCTCAAGTGGGGGACACGTGGTGGCTTCAATGGACAAATGGAACGGTCCCCAAGAAGGACCCACCACTGGCAGCATAATGGGGAGCTAACTGAGGGGGGTGCTGAGCCCAAGGATCCACCCCTTTCTGGGCCCCGTTCTGAGGACCTTAAG GTGCCCCCAGGGACAGTCAGAAAGTCTCGTCGTGGCCGGAGGAGAAAATACAA CCCTGCCCGGAACAGCAGTAGCTCCCGCCAGGACGTCACCTTGGAACCCAGTCCTACCACCCGA GCGGCtgtccctctgcctccccgggCCCGCCCTGGACGTCCTGCCAAAAATAAGAGGAGGAAACTGGCCCCATAG